The proteins below are encoded in one region of Juglans microcarpa x Juglans regia isolate MS1-56 chromosome 4D, Jm3101_v1.0, whole genome shotgun sequence:
- the LOC121261233 gene encoding exocyst complex component EXO70A1-like: MALSDKIGNLISATKSLKLSLDKSKALGLALERSGPRLEEISLRLPSLGAAVRPIRAEKEALVAVGGHINRAVSPAAAVLKVFDAVHGLEKSLLSDPRNDLPGYLSVLKRLQEALKFLGDNCGLAIQWLEDIVEYLEDNMVADDRYLSNLKSSLKNLRELQNDGERAHLDGGVLDAALDKLENEFRQLLTEHSVPLPMSSSSAPVEQACIAPSPLPVSIIQKLQAILGRLIANNRLEKCIVIYVEVRSSNVRASLQSLNLDYLEISVSEFNDVQSIEGYISQWGKHLEFAVKHLFEAEYKLCIDVFERMGLDVWMGCFAKIAAQAGILAFLQFGKTVTESRKDPNKLLKLLDIFASLNKLRLDFNRLFGGAACVEIQNLTRDLIRRVIDGAAEVFSELLGQVELQRQTSPPSDGSVPRLVIVIIDYCNKLLGDDYKSILTQVLVIHRSWKHEKFRERLLISEVLNIIKAIELNLVAWEKAYGEDLILSNFFSMNTHCHLYKHLKGTRVGDLLGDSWLKEHEQSKDYHATVFLRESWGKLPSHLSREGLLMFSGGRATARDLVKKRLKAFNEAFDDMYTKQSNWIILDKDLRERTCQVIVQAVVPVYRSYMQNYGPLVEQDASSAKYAKYTVQTLEKMLFSLYLPKPARYGSFKGRQPSGKFNNGVADLRRTASAVV; the protein is encoded by the coding sequence ATGGCGTTGTCGGATAAGATCGGTAACTTAATATCTGCTACCAAATCATTGAAACTAAGCTTAGATAAATCAAAGGCCCTGGGGTTAGCTTTAGAGAGATCTGGGCCTAGATTAGAAGAGATTAGCCTAAGATTGCCTTCCCTGGGAGCTGCCGTCCGGCCCATTCGAGCAGAAAAGGAAGCCCTTGTTGCCGTCGGGGGCCACATTAACCGTGCGGTAAGCCCTGCCGCAGCGGTGCTTAAGGTTTTTGATGCTGTTCACGGCCTTGAAAAGTCGTTGTTATCTGATCCCCGGAACGATCTTCCGGGCTACTTGTCAGTGTTGAAACGCCTGCAGGAGGCGTTGAAGTTTCTGGGTGACAATTGTGGGTTGGCAATTCAGTGGCTGGAGGATATAGTAGAGTATCTGGAGGATAATATGGTGGCCGATGATCGGTACCTTTCCAATTTAAAGAGTTCCTTGAAAAATCTCAGAGAATTGCAGAATGATGGGGAGAGGGCTCACCTTGATGGTGGAGTTTTAGATGCCGCTTTGGATAAGTTGGAAAATGAGTTCCGGCAGCTCTTGACTGAACATAGTGTGCCACTTCCgatgtcatcatcatctgccCCTGTTGAGCAAGCATGCATTGCACCATCACCTTTACCGGTCTCTATTATTCAGAAGTTGCAAGCAATTCTTGGGAGATTAATTGCTAATAACAGACTCGAGAAGTGCATAGTGATCTACGTTGAAGTTCGTAGTTCAAATGTTAGAGCAAGTTTACAGTCTCTTAATTTGGATTACCTCGAGATCTCAGTATCTGAATTTAATGATGTCCAAAGCATAGAGGGGTATATCTCCCAGTGGGGTAAGCATTTGGAGTTTGCAGTGAAGCATTTGTTTGAGGCGGAGTATAAGCTTTGTATTGATGTTTTTGAGAGGATGGGATTAGATGTGTGGATGGGTTGCTTTGCAAAGATAGCTGCTCAGGCTGGTATTCTCGCATTTCTTCAATTTGGGAAGACTGTTACAGAGAGCAGGAAAGACCCCAATAAGCTGCTAAAGCTGTTGGATATATTTGCATCATTGAACAAATTGAGATTGGATTTTAACCGGTTGTTTGGTGGAGCAGCATGTGTTGAAATCCAAAACTTGACAAGGGATCTCATCAGGAGGGTGATTGATGGGGCAGCAGAGGTGTTCTCGGAGCTTCTGGGTCAGGTTGAGTTGCAGCGACAGACCTCGCCTCCTTCAGATGGGAGTGTACCGAGATTGGTGATCGTCATTATTGATTACTGTAATAAACTACTTGGGGATGACTACAAGTCAATCTTAACCCAGGTTCTGGTCATTCATCGGAGTTGGAAGCATGAGAAATTTCGGGAGAGGCTCCTTATTAGTGAAGTTTTAAACATAATCAAGGCCATTGAGCTGAATTTGGTGGCATGGGAGAAGGCATATGGGGAGGATCTCATcctatccaattttttttcaatgaataCCCACTGTCATTTGTACAAGCACCTGAAGGGAACAAGGGTCGGGGATCTCTTAGGAGACTCTTGGTTAAAAGAACATGAACAGTCCAAGGATTATCATGCAACAGTCTTCTtgagagagagctggggaaaGCTTCCCAGTCACTTGAGCAGGGAAGGTCTGCTTATGTTCTCAGGTGGACGTGCCACTGCCCGTGACCTTGTCAAGAAAAGATTGAAAGCGTTCAATGAAGCTTTCGATGACATGTACACCAAGCAGTCAAACTGGATTATATTGGACAAGGATCTGAGAGAGAGGACGTGCCAGGTTATAGTGCAGGCAGTTGTGCCTGTTTACCGAAGCTACATGCAGAATTACGGGCCCTTGGTGGAGCAAGATGCAAGTTCCGCTAAGTATGCAAAGTACACAGTGCAAACTTTGGagaaaatgttattttctctttatctGCCCAAGCCGGCGAGATATGGAAGTTTCAAAGGCAGGCAGCCAAGTGGGAAATTCAACAATGGCGTAGCAGATCTTCGTCGCACTGCCTCTGCAGTTGTGTGA
- the LOC121261235 gene encoding uncharacterized G-patch domain protein DDB_G0278987-like yields MEVLLGPNFGIDVRDRSGVVPVAADQHTVASCLFLEDDITCTRNGPGSVFGIGSRGKAPEQNEESSDSSSSIGAPDDSEDEEDNDEVSSKEVQSHFNGTGLGSLGSMEDSLPIKRGLSNHFTGKSKSFANLLEVSAVKDLEKTENPFNKRRRVLVSAKWSSRRSSFYSSSNPKSMPLLALNEEEDEDEDGHHQQQLEYTSSSSQSSSSTENKEQEKQERVPRKYIDKRLLSFKSRSCFSLSDLQEHDEQDED; encoded by the exons ATGGAGGTTCTCCTAGGTCCCAATTTCGGCATCGACGTAAGGGACCGGAGCGGCGTTGTTCCGGTTGCCGCCGATCAGCACACCGTGGCTTCTTGCCTATTCTTGGAGGACGATATCACCTGCACCCGAAATGGCCCCGGGTCGGTGTTCGGGATCGGTTCTAGGGGAAAGGCTCCGGAGCAAAACGAGGAATCTTCCGACAGTTCTTCATCGATCGGAGCACCGGATGATAGCGAAGACGAAGAAGATAACGACGAGGTTTCGTCAAAGGAGGTTCAAAGCCATTTCAACGGTACGGGGTTGGGCTCTTTGGGTTCAATGGAAGACTCTCTTCCcatcaa GAGGGGATTGTCGAATCATTTTACGGGGAAATCAAAGTCGTTTGCGAATCTATTAGAAGTGAGCGCAGTGAAGGATCTGGAGAAGACAGAGAATCCGTTCAACAAGAGGAGGAGAGTTTTGGTGTCGGCCAAGTGGTCGTCGAGGAGATCTTCATTCTACAGCTCCTCAAACCCTAAATCCATGCCTCTGTTGGCTCTgaatgaagaggaagatgaagatgaagacggACATCATCAGCAACAACTAGAATACACATCATCTTCATCACAATCATCGTCATCAACAGAGAACaaggaacaagaaaaacaagagAGAGTACCCAGAAAATATATTGATAAGAGACTCTTGAGTTTCAAGTCAAGGagttgtttctctctctcagatctGCAAGAACATGATGAACAAGATGAGGATTAg
- the LOC121261236 gene encoding putative peptidyl-tRNA hydrolase PTRHD1, with the protein MASLIFSPLRFTCTASNFHFPFSGPRIRVCVSPSRRVWTRSSKSMSESAGPESLPPQDQDGVKTENSDVLVQYVVLRRDLIDTWPLGSVVTQGCHASVCAIWSHRDDPHTVDYCSAQNIDSMHKVTLEVKGEPQILNLSEKLTTAGITHKLWLEQPENIPTCLATKPYPKSVVSSFFKKLKLCK; encoded by the exons ATGGCATCTCTTATCTTCTCGCCATTGCGCTTCACTTGCACTGCTTCCAATTTTCACTTCCCTTTCTCAGGCCCTAGAATCAGAGTTTGCGTCTCGCCTTCCCGCCGTGTCTGGACTAGGTCTTCGAAATCAATGAGTGAATCCGCTGGACCGGAATCACTGCCTCCTCAGGACCAAGACGGCGTCAAGACAGAGAACTCCGACGTCCTCGTTCAGTACGTTGTGCTCCGGCGAGACCTAATCGACACGTGGCCGCTCGGAAGCGTCGTGACACAGGGCTGCCATGCCTCCGTTTGTGCCATTTGGTCCCACAGAGACGATCCTCACACCGTCGACTATTGTAGTGCCCAGAATATTGATTCTATGCATAAG GTTACTCTCGAAGTGAAGGGTGAACCTCAGATATTGAACTTGTCAGAAAAGCTAACAACTGCTGGCATAACTCACAAGCTGTGGTTAGAACAACCCGAGAACATTCCGACATGCCTTGCTACGAAGCCCTACCCCAAATCTGTAGTTTCATCATTTTTCAAGAAGTTGAAACTCTGTAAGTGA